The Deinococcus aquaticus genomic interval ACGTCACGCATGGCCTCGGCCTCCAGCAGACTGGCTCCCTCACGGCCCAGCTTCTCCAGAATCGGGTCCAGACTCATCGAGCGGCTGATCATCATGACTCCACCGTACCGCCGCGCCGCCACCCCGCAGGTGAAGCCCGGCCCCGCGTGACCTTCATCTGGCCCGCTCAGCTGACTGCTCTCAGGCGCGCCTGCCCCGCGGCCCGCATCCCGTATGCTGAGCAGCGATGAGCGCCGTGATCCACCTGCAAGCGCTCGGGCTGACCGAGTACGAAGCCCGGGCCTACACCGCCCTCCTGGCCCTCGGGCGCGCCGTGCCCGCACGCGTGGCCCGGCAGGCCGGCATTCCCCGGCCCAAGATCTACGAGACGCTCGAACGCCTCGAAGGGCGCGGCTTGGCCGCCAAGGTCGGTCAGAACCCACTGGAGTACGCACCGCTCAGTGCCCGCGAGTACCTGGCGCGCGCCCGCCGCTCCTTCGACGACCGCCTCGGCGCGCTCGACCGCGACCTGTCCCGCCTCGCCCCGGACCCCGCCCCGGAAGCCGTGTACCACCTGCACGGTGAGGCCGCCATCCGCAGCCTCTGCGAGGACCTGACCCTCAACGCCCGCCGCAGCCTGTACATGGCCGGCGAGGCCAGCTTCGCCGAGCGCCTCGAACGACTCACCCCACGCGGCGTTGAACTGCACCGCACCGCCCTGGACCACGTGCCCGGCATCGCCGCGCACGGGCAGCGGGCCTTCCTGCTCGCCCGCGACGGCGAGGCCGCCCTGATCGCCCATTTCATAGAAGAAGACGGCGCGGGCGAGGCGCACGGCGTGCACACGCACAACCCCGTCATCATTCACCTGATCGAAGGGTACGTGCAGCTCGCCGCGCAGCACCCCGGCCAGCACTCCACCCCGAATGCTCCAGACCCCACCAGCACCCCCTGACGCCCCGCGCACCCCCACGCCTGTTGACAGGTCGGGAGACCGCTGTTAATCTATCTGAGCCTCGAAAGGGGTCAGTGGGAAAAAGCGGGGCTGTGGCGCAGTTGGGAGCGCGTCTGAATGGCATTCAGAAGGTCAGGGGTTCGAATCCCCTCAGCTCCACCAGAGAACGCCCCCGCCCCAAGGCGGGGTTTTTTCAAGGCGATGTAGCTCAGCTGGTTAGAGCGAACGACTCATAATCGTTAGGTCCCCGGTTCAAGTCCGGGCATCGCCACCAAAGGTAAGAATCCTCGTCCTGGACGGGGATTTTTTTTATACCCGGTTCACGGGATCGATTCACTGGCAGGGATCGTTTGCTCCAGCGGGGTGCAAACAGCAAGGCCCGCCGGACTGCTCGGGGCGGCGGGCCTTGCTGTTCTGTTACGTCTGTTCAGTTGCCGGGCCCGGTGTTAGCGGGTGGCAGGGCGGGAATGGCCTGCAGTGAAATGGCCGGGGGTGGAGTCTCGGCGGGCGGTTCGGTCGGTGCGGGCCCGGCGGCGTCCGTGTTACCAGGGCCGGCGTTACCAGGGATGGGATTGCCAGGACTGGTGCTGCTGGGGCCTGCGTTGCCGGGGCTGGTGCTGACGGGGATGGTTTCACTGGTGGCCGCGGTGTCCGCGACCGCGTCGGCGGGCGTGGTATCTGCGGGGGCGGGGGTGCTGGCGGTGTCTGCGTCCGGGCTGCCGGTATCGGTGCTGCTTTCGTTTGCGCTGCCCGTGGCGGGCAGGGGAGCGCTGGTCGCGGCCGGTGCCGTCCGCGCAGAGGCTGGTGCGGGTCGGGGCGCAGGTCGGGGCGCGGGCTGCCGGACGGCTGGCGTGACCGGGGCGTCCTGAGCGGCGGGCGCGTCACCCGTGACCTGCGGGACTGGCGGGGTGGGCGCCGCGTCCGGCGTGGGCGTGACCGTGACGGTGGGCGTGACTTTCCCCGGTGCGGGCTGCGGGACCACCTGCGGTTTCGTGGGAGTCGTGGCCGGGGCGGGTTCCACGGGTTCGGTGATCGGGTCAACCATGCTGGGCGTGCTCACGCCGTCTTCCGTGCTGGTCTGCTGGCTGCTGGTGAGGTCCGGGGCGGCGGCGCGGCGGGTCAGGGTGGTGGCGGCCAGCGCGGCAACCAGGAGGGCCCCGGCGACCATCCACACGACGGGGCGCGGGCGGGCGGCCGGGCGGGTGGGTGCGTCGGCGTTGCGGGGAATGATCAGCGGCCCCTCCTGAATCGGGGCGGCGATGAGTGCGGGTGCGGCGACCGGGAGGGGAGCTGCGGGAGGAACGACCGGCGCGGGTGACTGGATCGGCGCGGGAGGCGTGACTGGTGCAGTCGGTACTGGCCCGGTGGACGCGGGCGGCGCGGCGGGCGCGGCGGCCGGGAGTGGCAGGGTGATGTCCGGCGCGGCGGCGGGGGTGCGGGGCGTCACCTGCGCGTCCCGCAGGGGCAGCAGGCTGGCGTGGGTGCGGCGCTGCTCGCTGCTGCGGCTGGCAGTCACGCGGGTCAGGGTGTCGATGGCGCGCTGCACGGCCTCCTGCTGCGCCGCCGCTTGCGTCTCACTGGTGGGCGTCTGGGCGTGCATGGCGATCAGGTCATGCAGGGTGCGGTCCAGATCAGCCTGCTGGGTGGCGAGGACCTGCCGGTCGGCCGCCTGACGCACGCGCACGCTCAGGGGTGCAGCCAGGGCCGGCGTGCCGGTGGTCTGTGCCAGGGCCGTCTGCCGCTCCTGCACGTGCTCCTGCGCGGTGCGCAGCTGGTCTTGCAGGTCGGTCACCACGGCCGCCAGTTGCTGCGCCGGGTCCGTCCAGGCGTCCGGGAACTGCGCGAGGCGCGCTTCCAGCCGGGCCTGCATGGCCTGCATCATCACGCCCCGGATGTCGTCCTCGCCCAGCCGCGAAACCCGTTCAGGCAGGCGCAGGGCCTCCACACTCAGGTGCGCGTGGGCCGGAGTCAGGCGCAGCACGTCCGGCTCGCGGTACCGTTCGGGCGGCACGAACCCCACCTGCACCGTCTGACCCGTCTGCAGCGTGAATACGTAGTGCCCCTGCGCGTCCGTCACGGCCCACACCTGTTGCCCGTCGGCTTCGGCCCACACCTGCACGCCCGCCACCGGCTGGCCTTCCAGGGCGTTCAGGACGCGGCCCTGCACGAACGACAGCGTCGCCGCGTGCAGGTTCAGCAGGTCCGGCAGGCGCGCGGCGTCAGCGGGCTGCCAGTCCGCGCGGGGCCACGCGCCCCCCTGCTCCTGAAGGCTGGCGTGCAGCGCGGCAGGCAGCGTGTCGTCGGGCAGGCCGGTCAGGGCGTTCACAGGAACCGCCGCGTACCCGTGCCCGGCCAGCCACGCACGCAGGGCCGAGGCGGCCAGGGCGGCCTCCTGAACATCGTCGGCCAGCAGGTCGATGCCGCCGGGTCCGACCAGCGCCGCCTGAACCGCCCGGGCGCCTGGGCCCGGCAGCGTGAAGTCCAGCAGCGCCACGGTCTGCGGGGACCAGCGCAGCACCCGCCCGATCTGCGCCGCCCACGCCTCCGTCAGGGCAGGGTGCAGTGGGCCGGGACCGCTGAACACGCGTTCGCCGGGCAGACTCACGCGGGCCGCCCAGGGCTGAATACGGCGGACCGGCGGGGTGGATGAGGAAACGGAACAGCGCAGGGCAGCATTCCCACGAGTGTAGGGGATGGGAAGCGCCGCCAGCCGGGGCCAGCGCGCCCAGTGCCCCCGTCAGGGGAGAGGTGGGGGTCAGGGAAGCTGCCGGCCCACCCGGCGGAACTGCAACCCTGGCCGGCATCCGGGAAAGCGGGTCGGGCCTAGAATGACGCTCATGACGGACGTTTCCCCCAGCACCCCCCCCACCCCCCTGACGCGCGGCGAGGTTCCGCGTGACGTGCTCGTGGCGTGGCTCAACGAGTACCTGAACATCGGCGCGTACCCGGACCCCAGCCT includes:
- a CDS encoding TrmB family transcriptional regulator, whose product is MSAVIHLQALGLTEYEARAYTALLALGRAVPARVARQAGIPRPKIYETLERLEGRGLAAKVGQNPLEYAPLSAREYLARARRSFDDRLGALDRDLSRLAPDPAPEAVYHLHGEAAIRSLCEDLTLNARRSLYMAGEASFAERLERLTPRGVELHRTALDHVPGIAAHGQRAFLLARDGEAALIAHFIEEDGAGEAHGVHTHNPVIIHLIEGYVQLAAQHPGQHSTPNAPDPTSTP